Proteins encoded by one window of Methanothermobacter sp. K4:
- the cbiM gene encoding cobalt transporter CbiM — protein sequence MHIPDGFIPFPQYVVYWVIALVALYFSMQWARRELKERQIPLFAVLAAGIFAIQAMNIPIPWGTSGHMVGAALVAIVFASPWAAVLLLSIVLILQGLIFGDGGLTALGANIFNMGVIGGFTGYYLFRALRSAGEIPAVAVASWASIFLAAIACAIEMWIAGTFPLVEGLWMMGLYHAVIGIIEAAITVVVVIAIENSRPDLFKFSEWGEKKGVASK from the coding sequence TTGCATATTCCAGATGGTTTCATACCATTTCCACAGTACGTGGTGTACTGGGTCATAGCCCTTGTAGCCCTCTACTTCAGCATGCAGTGGGCGAGAAGGGAACTTAAAGAAAGACAGATACCCCTGTTTGCAGTTCTTGCAGCTGGAATATTCGCAATACAGGCAATGAACATACCGATACCCTGGGGTACCAGCGGTCACATGGTTGGAGCGGCCCTTGTTGCAATAGTATTTGCAAGTCCATGGGCGGCCGTCCTGTTGCTCTCAATTGTACTGATACTCCAGGGACTCATATTCGGTGACGGTGGACTAACAGCCCTGGGTGCGAATATATTCAACATGGGTGTAATCGGAGGATTCACAGGGTACTACCTGTTCAGGGCACTCAGATCAGCCGGTGAAATTCCTGCAGTCGCTGTGGCATCATGGGCCTCAATATTCCTTGCAGCCATTGCCTGCGCCATAGAGATGTGGATAGCAGGTACCTTCCCGCTTGTGGAGGGACTCTGGATGATGGGGCTCTACCATGCAGTCATAGGTATCATCGAAGCTGCAATAACAGTGGTTGTTGTCATTGCAATTGAAAACAGCCGCCCCGATCTCTTTAAGTTCAGTGAATGGGGTGAGAAGAAGGGGGTTGCATCAAAATGA
- the cdhA gene encoding CO dehydrogenase/acetyl-CoA synthase complex subunit alpha, translating into MDVAPESKKAKNLKGDFWDLKNIQISIGEIITEEKPQEEDVKGPKPRPHVTDLRSWDMKLLERYEPFYAPFCDMCCLCTYGKCDLLGKRGACGIDAATQQARIVLLACLIGTAAHAGHARHLVDHLIEKLGEDHEIDLGMNVDIEAPITRTVMGRRPRTLGDLREVMDYAEEQTSHLLSACHTGQEGDSRDFESKAFHAGLMDDLVREVADIAQIVALDLPKGDEDAPLVELGFGTIDNTKPVILCIGHNVLPGADIVDYVTGRELEDEIEVCGICCAAIDVTRYSEAAKVVGPLSKQLRFIRSGVADVIVVDEQCVRTDVLEEALKNRSAVIATTDKMCLGLPDVTDEDPDKIVNDLINGNIEGALILDPEKVGEVAVKTAMKLAPLRKSLKKLPEVDEIIRMASECTDCGWCQRVCPNSLPVMDAVKSAAEGDLSKLEEMALEELCYTCGRCEQECERDIPIVSMVTKAGERRVKDEKYKIRAGRGPAQDVEIRRVGAPIVLGDIPGVIAFVGCSNYPEGGKDVALMAKEFLERNYIVVTTGCGAMSIGEYRDEDGKTLYEKYGGQFDAKGLVNMGSCVSNAHISGAAIKIANIFAQKPLEGNFEEIADYILNRVGACGVAWGAYSQKAAAIATGVNRWGIPVVLGPHGSKYRRLFLGRADDQEKWKLNDLRTGEVIDGEPAPEHLLYAAENREEATVMVAKLCIRPTDTSKGRQMKLSNYIDLHKKYFGTIPDDIDRFIRTEKDIPIVYKRDIMKILEEKNWKPRELPKEPSLLER; encoded by the coding sequence ATGGATGTGGCACCCGAATCAAAAAAAGCCAAAAACCTTAAAGGGGATTTCTGGGATCTTAAAAATATCCAGATATCCATAGGAGAAATTATAACCGAGGAAAAACCTCAGGAGGAAGATGTAAAGGGTCCAAAACCCCGCCCCCATGTGACCGACCTCAGATCATGGGACATGAAGCTCCTTGAAAGATACGAACCATTCTATGCACCTTTCTGTGACATGTGCTGCCTCTGCACCTACGGTAAATGCGACCTTCTAGGTAAAAGGGGCGCATGTGGTATAGACGCAGCCACCCAGCAGGCACGCATAGTTCTTCTCGCATGCCTCATAGGGACAGCCGCACACGCGGGGCACGCAAGGCACCTTGTGGATCACCTCATAGAGAAGCTGGGAGAGGACCATGAGATAGACCTCGGCATGAACGTGGATATAGAGGCACCCATAACAAGGACGGTTATGGGTAGAAGGCCGCGAACACTTGGCGACCTCAGGGAGGTTATGGACTACGCCGAGGAACAGACGTCCCACCTCCTCTCAGCCTGCCACACAGGACAGGAGGGTGATAGCAGGGACTTTGAATCAAAGGCATTCCACGCAGGACTCATGGATGACCTTGTAAGGGAGGTTGCTGATATCGCCCAGATCGTTGCCCTGGACCTCCCTAAGGGGGATGAGGACGCACCCCTCGTTGAACTGGGATTCGGTACTATAGACAACACCAAACCCGTGATACTCTGCATAGGCCACAACGTCCTCCCTGGAGCAGACATAGTGGACTACGTCACCGGGAGGGAACTCGAAGACGAAATTGAGGTATGCGGCATATGCTGCGCAGCAATAGATGTTACAAGGTACAGTGAAGCCGCCAAGGTTGTCGGACCCCTCTCAAAGCAGCTAAGGTTCATAAGAAGCGGCGTCGCCGATGTGATAGTGGTGGACGAGCAGTGCGTGAGGACAGATGTGCTGGAGGAGGCCCTTAAAAACAGGTCAGCGGTGATTGCAACAACCGATAAGATGTGCCTGGGACTTCCTGATGTGACAGACGAGGACCCCGACAAAATCGTGAACGACCTCATAAACGGTAACATAGAGGGGGCACTGATCCTCGACCCCGAAAAGGTTGGGGAGGTGGCAGTTAAGACAGCAATGAAACTCGCACCACTCAGGAAATCCCTCAAAAAATTACCGGAGGTTGATGAGATAATCCGGATGGCATCAGAGTGTACAGACTGTGGATGGTGCCAGAGGGTCTGCCCCAACAGTCTCCCTGTCATGGATGCAGTTAAAAGCGCAGCTGAAGGTGATCTGAGCAAACTTGAGGAGATGGCACTTGAGGAGCTCTGCTACACATGCGGACGCTGCGAACAGGAGTGTGAAAGGGACATACCAATAGTATCCATGGTGACAAAGGCCGGTGAAAGGCGCGTAAAGGACGAAAAATACAAGATAAGAGCCGGGCGTGGCCCTGCACAGGATGTGGAGATAAGGAGGGTCGGCGCACCCATAGTCCTCGGGGACATACCAGGTGTCATAGCCTTTGTGGGATGCTCAAACTACCCTGAGGGTGGAAAGGACGTTGCCCTCATGGCAAAGGAGTTCCTTGAGAGGAACTACATCGTGGTCACAACGGGATGCGGTGCAATGTCCATCGGGGAATACAGGGACGAGGATGGAAAGACACTCTATGAAAAATACGGTGGACAGTTTGATGCAAAGGGACTCGTTAACATGGGTTCCTGCGTGTCAAACGCCCATATATCCGGGGCTGCCATAAAGATAGCCAACATATTCGCACAGAAACCACTTGAGGGGAACTTTGAGGAGATAGCAGATTACATACTTAACCGTGTAGGGGCATGTGGGGTCGCATGGGGTGCCTACTCCCAGAAGGCGGCTGCCATAGCAACCGGTGTGAATAGATGGGGTATACCAGTCGTCCTCGGACCCCACGGATCAAAGTACCGCAGACTGTTCCTTGGAAGGGCAGATGACCAGGAGAAATGGAAACTGAATGACCTGAGAACAGGAGAGGTAATCGATGGGGAGCCAGCGCCAGAACACCTTCTCTATGCAGCCGAGAACAGGGAGGAGGCAACGGTGATGGTGGCCAAACTCTGCATAAGGCCAACAGACACATCCAAGGGTCGCCAGATGAAACTCAGCAACTACATAGACCTCCACAAAAAGTACTTCGGCACAATTCCAGATGACATCGACAGGTTCATAAGGACAGAGAAGGACATCCCCATAGTCTACAAGAGGGATATCATGAAGATACTGGAGGAGAAGAACTGGAAGCCAAGGGAGCTTCCAAAAGAACCCTCACTCCTTGAGAGGTGA
- a CDS encoding AAA family ATPase — protein MIIAVSGKGGTGKTMVSASLVRILAATGADVLAIDADPDSNLPEALGVPVSGTVGEVREQLKRDTAAGRIPPSANKWDILDYRIMESITETDDFDLLVMGRPEGSGCYCAVNTMLRRIIENIAENYDYIVIDTEAGLEHLSRRTTQNVDVMMVVTDPSKRGILTARRILELSRELEIKFRRVFLVLNRVHEGDLEKLEIDGDLEVIGVIPEDPLVSRYDMEGRSLYELPEDSAAFRAIKEVAGKILSL, from the coding sequence GTGATAATAGCAGTAAGTGGCAAGGGCGGGACAGGAAAGACCATGGTTTCAGCGTCACTTGTGAGGATACTCGCAGCTACAGGTGCGGATGTCCTTGCAATAGACGCTGATCCTGATTCAAACCTTCCAGAGGCCCTCGGTGTTCCCGTAAGTGGGACGGTTGGTGAGGTGAGGGAGCAGCTTAAAAGGGACACGGCAGCGGGCAGAATCCCCCCATCAGCCAACAAGTGGGATATACTTGACTACCGGATAATGGAGTCAATAACAGAGACAGATGACTTCGACCTGCTTGTCATGGGCCGCCCGGAAGGGAGCGGATGTTACTGCGCAGTTAACACCATGCTGAGGCGAATAATCGAGAATATAGCAGAGAACTACGACTACATAGTGATAGATACCGAGGCGGGCCTTGAACACCTCAGCAGAAGGACAACCCAGAACGTTGACGTTATGATGGTTGTAACCGACCCCTCAAAAAGGGGGATTCTAACAGCAAGAAGGATACTTGAACTATCACGGGAACTTGAGATAAAATTCAGGAGGGTATTCCTGGTTCTTAACAGGGTCCATGAGGGGGACCTTGAGAAACTTGAAATAGACGGGGACCTTGAGGTCATAGGCGTCATACCCGAGGATCCCCTTGTTTCCAGGTATGACATGGAGGGCAGGTCTCTATATGAGCTGCCTGAAGACTCAGCAGCATTCAGGGCCATAAAAGAGGTTGCCGGGAAAATTTTAAGTCTATAG
- the cdhB gene encoding CO dehydrogenase/acetyl-CoA synthase complex subunit epsilon: protein MIAVNDRIIPWQPTVIAGPKQAMLVTPETAVMMIKKAKRPLMVVGPLAKRQPVLEHTVKIIRHWDLPVVSTADTYRVLKDAGVESEPHGIVEITNLLKDPSWEGLRGEGQHDLVIFIGCIYYIASQGLSTLKHFAPHIRTLTICKTFHSNADASFPNMDDDEWFRYLEKMYTD from the coding sequence GTGATCGCCGTGAATGACCGTATAATACCATGGCAGCCAACTGTTATAGCAGGGCCGAAACAGGCAATGCTCGTAACACCAGAAACCGCAGTTATGATGATAAAAAAGGCCAAGAGGCCATTAATGGTTGTGGGGCCCCTTGCAAAGCGTCAGCCAGTGCTTGAACACACAGTTAAAATCATCAGGCACTGGGACCTGCCGGTGGTATCCACTGCCGATACCTACAGGGTGCTGAAGGATGCGGGTGTAGAATCAGAACCCCACGGGATAGTGGAGATAACCAACCTCCTGAAGGACCCAAGCTGGGAGGGTCTCAGGGGGGAGGGTCAGCATGACCTCGTAATATTCATCGGGTGCATCTATTACATAGCATCCCAGGGCCTATCAACCCTGAAGCACTTCGCACCACATATAAGGACACTCACAATATGCAAGACGTTCCACTCAAATGCAGATGCATCATTCCCCAACATGGATGATGATGAATGGTTCAGGTACCTTGAGAAGATGTATACTGACTGA
- the cdhD gene encoding CO dehydrogenase/acetyl-CoA synthase subunit delta, which translates to MDKLTELLKLLQNTESIEINEFRMDVDELELHIMPALQRAIQKTVEVREAVEALPEEEFEPPVKTYPGEVAQVKLGEGTREPVYLGGQKALYRFEEPQPNPPVVTFDVFDIPMPGLPRPIREHFSDVMEDPGDWARKAVKDYGANMVTIHLIGTGPKVMDKSPREAANDIEEVLQAVDVPLVIGGSGDPEKDPLVLEKAAEAAEGERCLLASANLDLDYRKVARAALDHNHAVLSWAITDVNMQKTLNRYLMKEGLKREDIVMDPTTCALGYGIEFSIDVITRTRLAALKGDADLQMPMSSGTTNAWGSREAWMKKDEWGPTDYRGPLWEIVTGLTMMLSGVDIFMMLHPTSVRLLREIGETFTREYMTTETPDLREWITELEY; encoded by the coding sequence ATGGATAAATTAACGGAACTTCTGAAATTACTTCAGAACACGGAATCCATCGAAATAAATGAGTTCAGGATGGATGTTGATGAACTTGAGCTCCACATAATGCCCGCGCTTCAGCGGGCCATCCAGAAAACAGTTGAGGTAAGGGAGGCAGTTGAGGCACTCCCTGAGGAGGAATTTGAACCACCGGTAAAGACATACCCTGGTGAGGTTGCACAGGTGAAACTGGGTGAGGGTACAAGGGAACCAGTTTACCTTGGTGGTCAGAAGGCCCTCTACAGATTTGAGGAGCCCCAGCCAAACCCACCGGTGGTGACATTCGACGTCTTCGACATACCCATGCCGGGTCTTCCAAGGCCAATAAGGGAGCACTTCAGCGACGTCATGGAGGACCCTGGGGACTGGGCAAGGAAGGCGGTGAAGGACTATGGTGCAAACATGGTCACAATACACCTCATTGGAACAGGACCCAAGGTAATGGACAAGTCCCCGAGAGAGGCTGCAAATGACATTGAGGAGGTCCTACAGGCAGTTGATGTCCCTCTCGTAATCGGGGGCTCAGGGGACCCTGAAAAGGATCCACTGGTCCTTGAAAAGGCCGCTGAGGCCGCTGAGGGTGAAAGGTGCCTCCTTGCATCAGCAAACCTGGACCTTGACTACAGGAAGGTTGCAAGGGCAGCCCTTGATCACAACCATGCTGTCCTATCATGGGCCATAACAGACGTCAACATGCAGAAAACCCTCAACCGTTACCTCATGAAGGAGGGTCTTAAACGTGAGGACATAGTGATGGACCCAACGACCTGTGCCCTGGGTTACGGTATAGAATTTTCAATAGATGTCATCACAAGGACAAGGCTTGCGGCCCTCAAGGGTGATGCCGACCTCCAGATGCCAATGTCATCTGGAACAACCAACGCCTGGGGTTCAAGGGAGGCATGGATGAAGAAGGATGAGTGGGGACCCACAGACTACAGGGGCCCTCTATGGGAGATAGTAACGGGACTTACAATGATGCTCTCAGGTGTGGATATATTCATGATGCTCCACCCGACATCTGTGAGGCTTCTGCGGGAGATAGGGGAAACATTCACAAGGGAGTACATGACCACCGAAACACCTGATCTCCGGGAATGGATAACCGAACTGGAATATTGA
- a CDS encoding PDGLE domain-containing protein: MNARDKKFMVGGILIALIIAILAPFLASENPDGLESTAEKVMPNPETEPVVESPLPDYTIPVLGESRVGGSIAMVLGTALVLGLAYGVGVILGRRETEADEGK, encoded by the coding sequence ATGAATGCCCGGGACAAAAAATTCATGGTGGGGGGCATCCTGATTGCTCTCATAATAGCCATTCTGGCACCATTCCTTGCATCAGAAAATCCTGACGGACTTGAGAGTACAGCCGAGAAGGTGATGCCCAACCCTGAAACTGAACCCGTCGTCGAATCACCACTCCCAGACTACACCATCCCTGTGCTGGGTGAAAGCAGGGTTGGCGGTTCCATAGCAATGGTGCTGGGCACCGCCCTTGTGCTGGGCCTCGCCTATGGCGTTGGAGTCATCCTCGGTAGAAGGGAAACAGAAGCTGATGAGGGGAAATAA
- the cbiQ gene encoding cobalt ECF transporter T component CbiQ, with translation MEDLINIERESLKESSIHSLDGRVKLIITFIIIIFAVATQSITTLILMEIYLILLIFLSNVSPSYAIKRLILILPFGGFIAIFQPFIRPGDVIWTGPLGVDMTLQGIIFGALLLGKVMVSVTAVILLSSTTSMQELVGSARRIGVPPDFAMLLNLTVRYLFFFYDELERIRNAQKTRCFDIWNKNVPYLWRLRKVGETIAMMFLRAYEQGERVYLSMLSRGYTPESRMYTASSTIGKRDMLFVAANIMILAVLHIIQTLLPVMR, from the coding sequence ATGGAAGACCTCATAAACATAGAGAGGGAAAGTCTTAAGGAGAGTTCAATACACAGCCTTGATGGGCGTGTGAAGCTCATAATAACGTTTATCATAATCATCTTTGCAGTTGCAACGCAAAGTATTACAACACTCATCCTGATGGAGATTTACCTTATCCTCCTCATATTCCTCTCAAATGTATCACCATCCTATGCCATTAAAAGGCTCATTCTCATACTCCCCTTTGGCGGATTTATAGCAATATTTCAGCCATTCATAAGACCCGGGGATGTAATCTGGACAGGGCCCCTGGGAGTTGACATGACCCTCCAGGGCATCATCTTCGGAGCCCTGCTTCTTGGAAAGGTGATGGTGAGTGTGACTGCTGTGATCCTTCTCTCCTCAACAACCTCAATGCAGGAACTTGTTGGCTCAGCAAGGAGAATCGGTGTCCCCCCAGACTTTGCAATGCTACTCAACCTCACCGTCAGGTACCTCTTCTTCTTCTATGATGAACTTGAAAGAATAAGGAATGCCCAGAAAACCCGCTGCTTTGATATCTGGAACAAAAATGTGCCATACCTGTGGAGGCTGAGGAAGGTGGGTGAAACCATTGCCATGATGTTCCTCCGGGCATATGAACAGGGAGAAAGGGTGTATCTCAGCATGCTGAGTCGCGGCTATACACCGGAGAGCAGGATGTACACAGCATCATCCACAATAGGAAAAAGGGACATGCTGTTTGTGGCCGCGAATATCATGATACTTGCGGTTCTTCACATCATCCAGACATTGCTTCCGGTGATGAGATGA
- a CDS encoding ATP-binding cassette domain-containing protein codes for MIQVKNLSYTYPDGTTALRNINMEIGRGERVAVIGPNGAGKSTLFLHLNGILEPSAGEIIIDGEKINYSKSELIGIRQKVGIVFQNPDDQLFAPTVKDDVAFGPTNLGLSEEEVEERVRESLERVGMSGYEKRAPHHLSGGEKKRVAIAGILAMKPEIMVLDEPTTGLDPETADGIIEILLELSREGITVIISSHDVEILSQFAERIFVLNSGELIADGTPGEIFGEPEIIRRASLRLPRTAELMNRLKMAGFDVDVKLTVDEAYHELLHLLGADAYHRLLHFLGEKRQHKLMHLLGDEKYHELLHVLREER; via the coding sequence ATGATCCAGGTGAAGAACCTCAGCTACACCTATCCCGATGGAACCACAGCCCTCAGAAACATTAACATGGAAATAGGGAGGGGTGAACGGGTTGCCGTCATAGGTCCCAATGGGGCGGGTAAATCAACACTGTTTCTGCACCTCAACGGGATACTGGAACCATCAGCCGGTGAAATAATAATCGATGGAGAAAAAATCAACTACAGCAAATCTGAACTTATAGGGATAAGGCAGAAGGTTGGCATAGTTTTCCAGAACCCCGATGATCAGCTCTTCGCTCCAACAGTGAAAGATGACGTTGCCTTCGGCCCCACGAACCTTGGACTCAGTGAAGAGGAGGTCGAGGAAAGGGTGAGGGAGTCACTTGAAAGGGTGGGTATGTCAGGCTACGAAAAAAGGGCGCCCCACCATCTGAGCGGCGGTGAAAAGAAAAGGGTGGCCATCGCAGGGATCCTGGCCATGAAGCCTGAGATCATGGTCCTTGACGAGCCCACAACAGGACTGGACCCTGAAACCGCCGATGGGATAATCGAAATACTGCTTGAACTGAGCAGGGAGGGCATAACAGTTATAATATCCTCCCACGACGTTGAAATCCTCAGCCAGTTTGCTGAGAGAATATTTGTTCTAAACAGCGGTGAACTCATCGCCGATGGAACACCAGGTGAAATCTTCGGAGAACCTGAGATAATAAGAAGAGCCAGTTTAAGACTTCCCAGGACCGCTGAGCTCATGAACCGCCTTAAAATGGCGGGCTTTGATGTTGATGTCAAGCTGACTGTGGATGAGGCATACCATGAACTCCTGCACCTCCTCGGGGCGGATGCCTACCACAGACTGCTTCACTTTCTGGGTGAAAAAAGACAGCATAAACTCATGCACCTCCTCGGGGATGAGAAGTACCATGAACTTCTACATGTACTCCGGGAAGAAAGGTGA
- the cdhC gene encoding CO dehydrogenase/CO-methylating acetyl-CoA synthase complex subunit beta, whose product MFEDIPVDVSPMHEGERIRSANMFVELAGPKSIGAELVQVKDSVEDGKVEVIGPEISEMEQGQIYPFAINVEIAGSELEEELESVIERRLHELCNYVQGFMHLNQRDQIWCRVSTEARDAGFMLEHLGKALSVLFREEFPIIESISVTIMTDEGAVKEFLETAREKYEIRDSRARELSDEDVDVFYGCLMCQSFAPTHVCVVTPDRTALCGAINWFDCRAAYKMDPDGPIFEIQKGDVIDPEKGEYENVNAAVAENSQGTTERVYLHSVFGYPHTSCGCFEAVAFYIPELDGIGIVNRDFRGETPLGIPFSAMAGQCSGGKQVEGFSGLSLEYMRSPKFLQADGGYSRIIWMPKELKDSVIEFIPEDLRDKIATEEDATSIKELRKFLKDKGHPVLERAPTEVEEAEAVEEEETYPDEAPIIEGTPLMASPEISLPAAGGFRIILKNAKIYAEKVIIKRK is encoded by the coding sequence ATGTTTGAAGACATACCCGTTGATGTAAGTCCCATGCACGAGGGGGAGCGGATAAGATCAGCAAACATGTTCGTTGAACTTGCTGGCCCCAAATCCATCGGAGCCGAACTGGTCCAGGTTAAGGATAGCGTTGAAGATGGAAAGGTGGAGGTCATAGGGCCCGAGATAAGTGAAATGGAACAGGGTCAGATCTATCCATTCGCCATAAACGTGGAGATAGCAGGAAGCGAACTCGAGGAGGAACTTGAAAGTGTGATAGAGCGGAGGCTGCATGAACTCTGCAACTACGTCCAGGGTTTCATGCACCTCAACCAGAGGGACCAGATCTGGTGCCGTGTAAGCACAGAGGCAAGGGACGCAGGATTCATGCTGGAGCACCTTGGAAAGGCACTTTCAGTCCTCTTCAGGGAGGAGTTCCCCATAATCGAATCCATATCAGTGACAATCATGACCGACGAGGGTGCTGTTAAAGAATTCCTTGAAACAGCCAGGGAAAAGTATGAGATAAGGGATTCAAGGGCAAGGGAACTCTCAGACGAGGACGTTGACGTATTCTACGGGTGCCTCATGTGCCAGTCCTTCGCCCCAACACATGTATGTGTGGTCACACCAGACCGGACAGCCCTATGTGGAGCCATAAACTGGTTCGACTGCCGTGCAGCCTACAAGATGGACCCCGACGGTCCAATATTCGAAATTCAAAAGGGAGATGTCATTGACCCGGAGAAGGGAGAATATGAGAATGTTAACGCTGCAGTGGCCGAGAACTCACAGGGTACAACAGAGAGGGTTTACCTCCACAGTGTTTTCGGGTATCCGCACACATCATGTGGCTGCTTTGAGGCGGTGGCATTCTACATACCAGAACTGGACGGCATAGGCATCGTGAACAGGGACTTCAGGGGCGAAACCCCCCTTGGAATACCATTCTCTGCAATGGCGGGGCAGTGCTCAGGCGGAAAACAGGTTGAAGGGTTTTCAGGTCTCAGCCTTGAGTACATGCGCTCACCCAAGTTCCTGCAGGCAGATGGGGGATACTCAAGGATAATCTGGATGCCAAAGGAACTGAAGGACTCAGTCATTGAGTTCATCCCTGAGGATCTGCGGGATAAGATAGCCACAGAGGAGGATGCAACATCAATAAAGGAACTCAGAAAGTTCCTTAAGGATAAGGGGCACCCAGTCCTTGAAAGGGCACCCACAGAAGTTGAGGAAGCTGAAGCCGTTGAGGAAGAGGAAACCTACCCTGATGAGGCTCCCATAATTGAGGGAACACCTTTAATGGCATCCCCTGAAATCAGCCTTCCAGCGGCGGGCGGATTCAGGATAATCCTCAAAAACGCAAAGATCTACGCTGAGAAGGTAATAATAAAGCGTAAATAA
- a CDS encoding type II secretion system F family protein, giving the protein MVSIRDIFDKLGGLTLTSTKKVGEGVQKPVKKIGEIKPKAPPIGKPGGILKREPGKPKPGFLSRRGSARVISRMKMTPEEIEVFKGLIEADKRLEERGEDSATRESFQRASLEEILKEEEKEQLDPKLIMILGGGSGAVLLVVMVVLGFGIEIGLAMMLAVLFMAIIIIFLPNLQKGKRSSEASRELPFALRQMATELKSGLGLHDSMRSVAMSGYGALSEEFARTLEEIKYGETTESALIEMSNRIESDGLKRAVYQITRTLNSGGDLSKTLNVIADDIAYEMRMKLKDYFQKLNSFTMIYMFLAILGPVIFLVMLLAASTVMGSVLPPIAIILIYLFLFPMLVGFMAFMIKRLEPKL; this is encoded by the coding sequence ATGGTCTCAATCAGGGATATATTCGATAAACTTGGGGGACTCACCCTGACATCCACAAAGAAGGTGGGTGAGGGCGTCCAGAAGCCAGTTAAGAAGATAGGTGAGATAAAGCCAAAGGCGCCCCCAATTGGAAAACCTGGGGGGATCCTGAAGAGGGAACCCGGGAAACCCAAGCCAGGTTTTCTCTCAAGAAGGGGATCAGCGAGGGTTATAAGCAGGATGAAAATGACCCCTGAGGAGATAGAGGTTTTCAAGGGCCTTATAGAGGCGGATAAAAGACTCGAAGAGCGGGGAGAGGACAGCGCCACCCGTGAAAGCTTTCAGAGGGCTTCCCTTGAGGAGATCCTGAAGGAAGAGGAGAAGGAGCAGCTTGACCCCAAGCTCATAATGATACTTGGTGGGGGCTCAGGGGCGGTTCTCCTTGTTGTGATGGTCGTCCTTGGGTTCGGGATCGAGATAGGCCTTGCAATGATGCTGGCTGTTCTCTTCATGGCCATAATTATCATATTCCTCCCGAACCTTCAGAAGGGCAAACGTTCAAGCGAGGCTTCCAGGGAGCTCCCCTTCGCACTCCGTCAGATGGCCACCGAACTCAAATCAGGACTTGGACTCCATGATAGTATGCGTTCAGTTGCAATGTCCGGTTATGGAGCCCTTTCTGAGGAGTTCGCGAGGACTCTTGAGGAGATCAAGTACGGTGAGACCACTGAGAGTGCCCTTATTGAGATGAGTAACCGCATAGAATCCGATGGTCTCAAGAGGGCTGTCTATCAGATCACAAGGACCCTCAACAGTGGTGGGGATCTCTCCAAGACACTCAATGTTATTGCAGATGATATTGCATATGAGATGAGGATGAAGCTCAAGGATTATTTCCAGAAGCTCAACTCCTTCACCATGATCTACATGTTCCTTGCGATTCTGGGACCCGTTATATTCCTTGTCATGCTCCTTGCAGCGTCCACTGTTATGGGGTCAGTCTTACCACCAATAGCCATCATACTGATATATCTCTTCCTCTTCCCGATGCTGGTGGGGTTCATGGCCTTCATGATCAAGAGGCTTGAGCCAAAACTCTAG